Below is a genomic region from Spirosoma radiotolerans.
AAGGTTGCGGTTTCCAATTGACTTTACTTTTGAAACAAAGACTAATTTATAATCTGGTAGTAGCTGCTCTGTTTGGTTCAGGGGTAGTCCTTGGACAAACCAGCCCTCCGTCTGCACCGACCAAACCCGCTGCTCAGACGGGCTACATTCAGCCCGGCACGATCGAGGCCGGTTATTTTCAATTTCCGATTCAGCCCGGTGGGGCAAACTCCCTCTCAGGTGGCATGGGCGACTTGCGCCCCAATCACTTTCATGCAGGTCTGGATATTCGTACCGGCGGCCGCGAAGGACTGGATGTCCATGCGGCTGCTGATGGTTACGTAGCACGAATTGCTGTATTCACGGGGGGCTATGGAAATGTCATTTTCATCAAACATCCCAACGGTCTGACCACCGTTTATGGCCATTTGAAGGCCCTGAAAGATACCCTCGGCACTTACCTGCGTGAGCAGCAATACCAGAAAAAAACTTTTGAGATTGACCTCCGTCCGCAACCGGGCCAGTTTCCGGTTAAGCAGGGGGATGTGATTGCGGCTTCGGGCAATACGGGTGGGTCGGGTGGACCGCACCTTCATTTCGAAATTCGAGATGTCAAAGACAATTTGATCAATCCATTGCTGTATAATTTTTCGGAAATCCAGGACAACGTACCGCCCTATTTCGAACGAATTGCCATGAAAACGATGACGCCCACCTCGCGCATCAATGGCGAGTATCAACGCATCAGTTTCGTCCCCGTGCGTCAGTCCGATGGCTCTTACACGATAACGAAACCCATTACGGCGTCGGGTCTGATCGGAATGGAGGTGTTAGCCTATGATAAAACGAGTGGCTCTCCGTACCGAAACGGCATCAGTTGTCTGGAAATTCGGCTCGATGGGCGGGAAGTGTTTGCCTACAACATGAACAGTTTCCCGAATGAGCAAACCCGGTTTATGAACATCCACGAGAACTACGAAGTGGAGCAGACCACCGGCCAGCGTTACCACCGAGCCTACATTGCGGATGGCAATATTCTGAATCTATACAAGCTACAAAGTAACGCGGCTTACCGGGGTCGATTACCGTTGCTGGATGGCCAAGCGCACGAGGTCACCTTAATTCTTTACGACGCCTACGACCATTCTGCCAAATTGACCTTTACGATCATGCCCGAAGTAGCAACGACCAACCCGCTCCGGACAGACTCCATAGCCGTTCAGCCGGCAAGCTACTCGCCTGAATCAGTCAACGGAGAGACAGCCGCGACCGTCACTACTGACGAAAATGTACTGAAGTTAACGGTCCGAAATATAGTCGCTGGCAATGCACCAGTCGCTAAACTTATCACAGGTCGGACCGTTGTGGAACAACCGGTTAGTTATGTTCGCAACAACCAAGCGGTTTATCTTATAGATTTGCGGCAGGCTTTGCCCGACTCGGTTCAGTTTGGCCGGGGTGTGATCCGAACAAATTTCAAAAAACGGGTAATACCGGGGCGGGCCGAGGTCGTTACTGATGGAAACACACGATTGGAGTTTGGCGCTAAAACATTGTTCGACACGTTACACCTGGCCATGCGGCCGTTGCCGGGAGGAGGAATCGAAATTAACCAGCCGACTATTCCACTCAACGATTACCTAACGGTTCAGTACGTACCGAATTACTCAATTACCATCGATACCATGCGCACCAAAGCGTATTGGGTAAGTGGCGGTCGCGAAAGTTTTCTGGGTGGAAAATGGAGCAAAGGCAAGATTGAATTTAAAACCCGTTCGCTGGGCCGCTTCCAGTTAATGACCGATGCCAATCCGCCGTCGGTCGAAATTTTGAGCGCGACACCCAAAGGCATCACGGCCAAAATTAGGGATGATCTGTCCGGCATTTCTGAATTCAGGGCACTAGTGAATGGCGAATGGGTACTTATGCAATATGATTACAAACGAGCCCTGTTGTGGTCAGACAAGCTGAATCCAGAGGAACCGTTTGAGGCCGGTGCCGAAGTGCTGGTTCAGGTTAAAGATCATGCCGGAAACATTGGCTCCGACAGTACAACCATTGACGTGCCCCGTCAGCCGGTAAAGCGTAAAGCCGCGCCGAAAAAGGGACGAAAAAGATGATGAAGTTAGTTTACAATTTTTGGTTTACG
It encodes:
- a CDS encoding M23 family metallopeptidase; protein product: MKQRLIYNLVVAALFGSGVVLGQTSPPSAPTKPAAQTGYIQPGTIEAGYFQFPIQPGGANSLSGGMGDLRPNHFHAGLDIRTGGREGLDVHAAADGYVARIAVFTGGYGNVIFIKHPNGLTTVYGHLKALKDTLGTYLREQQYQKKTFEIDLRPQPGQFPVKQGDVIAASGNTGGSGGPHLHFEIRDVKDNLINPLLYNFSEIQDNVPPYFERIAMKTMTPTSRINGEYQRISFVPVRQSDGSYTITKPITASGLIGMEVLAYDKTSGSPYRNGISCLEIRLDGREVFAYNMNSFPNEQTRFMNIHENYEVEQTTGQRYHRAYIADGNILNLYKLQSNAAYRGRLPLLDGQAHEVTLILYDAYDHSAKLTFTIMPEVATTNPLRTDSIAVQPASYSPESVNGETAATVTTDENVLKLTVRNIVAGNAPVAKLITGRTVVEQPVSYVRNNQAVYLIDLRQALPDSVQFGRGVIRTNFKKRVIPGRAEVVTDGNTRLEFGAKTLFDTLHLAMRPLPGGGIEINQPTIPLNDYLTVQYVPNYSITIDTMRTKAYWVSGGRESFLGGKWSKGKIEFKTRSLGRFQLMTDANPPSVEILSATPKGITAKIRDDLSGISEFRALVNGEWVLMQYDYKRALLWSDKLNPEEPFEAGAEVLVQVKDHAGNIGSDSTTIDVPRQPVKRKAAPKKGRKR